One Denticeps clupeoides chromosome 3, fDenClu1.1, whole genome shotgun sequence DNA window includes the following coding sequences:
- the mad1l1 gene encoding mitotic spindle assembly checkpoint protein MAD1 isoform X4, with the protein MDGLDDDTAVLSTLKSFKKFISRPERLQSAGEPPFGSSGLQKIYSQRLEMEEAAGRVQSHTSLLQMSREKQQMEMSHKRARIELEKVAQLSSRDLQREVDRNQDLQTRIRKMEEREAESGRNLSEQVESNRLLRLKVEELQKRVDEKEGSVAEASLVVSSLKDEVRALKQDLQTQESRLSAQALEKEGLQEQLDLQRKKCQELGQRLQGAQTNQSTGVESQMKIKELERRLALQEQDSVIVRNMKSEVMRVPELEREVKRLRDENVYLRDTRENSTLLKEEVEGLRKKVERLERTREELLNVELQKEKLVQKLQEWENLGQTTGLNIRKPEDLSREVLEFQQKEIDLKQQSYTLKSSVCSLEKSRSQLRAELLEFRSKGLEEQKRRESQEALVRRLQKRVLLLTKERDGMRAILESYDSELSSSEYSPQLTRRLKEAEEVLQKVQNHNADLEAQVSKAQEEAGSFKLQAQTAEMELEELKKQQASVAEGNLSSTAEEVRTLRLKVEELESERQRLEEQKNVLEMRLERHNLQGDYDPVKTKVLHFRINPTSVAKQQRVEEVEQLREECQRLRDRLRAGTVATDDTALDIPPPPEVLDLRKQIESAELRNQRLKEVFQMKIQEFRTVCYVLTGYQVDITTENQYRLTSVYAEHMEDSLLFKASGALGSGSMQLLETEFSRSLKEMVELHLFHQNSIPAFLSAVTLDLFSRVTTV; encoded by the exons ATGGACGGTCTGGACGACGACACCGCCGTCCTCTCCACCCTGAAGTCCTTCAAGAAGTTCATATCGCGGCCGGAGCGGCTGCAGTCGGCCGGCGAGCCGCCGTTCGGGAGCAGCGGCCTGCAGAAGATCTACTCGCAGAGGCTGGAG ATGGAGGAGGCCGCCGGGCGCGTCCAGTCCCACACCAGCCTGCTCCAGATGTCCAGGGAGAAGCAGCAGATGGAGATGAGCCACAAGCGGGCCCGGATCGAGCTGGAGAAGGTCGCCCAGCTCAGCTCCAGAGACCTGCAG CGGGAGGTGGACCGGAACCAGGACCTGCAGACGCGGATCCGGAAGATGGAGGAGCGGGAGGCGGAGTCGGGCCGGAACCTGAGCGAGCAGGTGGAGTCCAACCGGCTGCTCCGGCtgaaggtggaggagctgcagaaACGCGTGGACGAGAAGGAGGGCTCGGTCGCCGAGGCCAGCCTG GTGGTGAGTTCCCTGAAGGATGAGGTCAGGGCTCTGAAGCAGGACCTCCAAACTCAGGAGTCACGACTCTCCGCCCAGGCGCTGGAGAAGGAGGGTCTGCAGGAGCAGCTCGACCTTCAGcgcaa GAAGTGCCAGGAGCTGGGTCAGAGGCTGCAGGGTGCCCAGACGAACCAGTCCACGGGTGTGGAGAGCCAGATGAAGATCAAG GAGCTGGAACGGCGCCTGGCGCTGCAGGAGCAGGACTCGGTCATCGTCCGGAACATGAAGTCCGAGGTCATGCGGGTgccggagctggagagggaggTGAAGCGGCTGCGCGACGAGAACGTCTACCTGAG GGATACGCGGGAGAACAGCACCCTGctgaaggaggaggtggagggccTGCGGAAGAAGGTGGAGCGTCTGGAGAGGACCCGGGAGGAGCTGCTGAACGTGGAGCTGCAGAAGGAG AAGCTGGTTCAGAAGCTGCAGGAGTGGGAGAATCTGGGCCAGACAACAGGACTCAACATCAG GAAGCCGGAGGATCTGTCCAGAGAGGTTCTGGAGTTTCAGCAGAAAGAAATCGACCTGAAACAGCAGAGCTACACTCTGAAAAGCAG CGTCTGCTCTCTGGAGAAGTCGCGCTCCCAGCTGCGGGCGGAGCTGCTGGAGTTCCGTTCCAAAGGcctggaggagcagaagaggcGGGAGAGTCAGGAGGCGCTGGTCAGGAGACTCCAGAAGCGAGTCCTACTGCTGACCAAG gaGAGGGACGGGATGAGGGCCATTCTGGAGTCGTATGACAGCGAGTTGTCCAGCAGTGAATACTCGCCGCAACTCACCCGCCGACTCAAGGAGGCCGAGGAGGTCCTGCAGAAGGTCCAGAACCACAACGCCGACCTGGAG GCTCAGGTATCTAAAGCTCAGGAGGAAGCAGGTTCCTTTAAACTGCAGGCGCAGACG GCTGAGATGGAACTCGAAGAACTGAAGAAGCAACAGGCGTCTGTTGCCGAGGGCAACCTCTCCTCCACAGCTGAGGAGGTCAGAACCCTCAG aCTGAAGGTAGAAGAGTTAGAGTCTGAGCGCCAACGCTTGGAGGAGCAGAAGAACGTGCTGGAGATGAGACTGGAGCGTCACAAtctgcag GGCGACTACGATCCCGTGAAAACAAAGGTTCTTCACTTCCGCATCAACCCAACCAGCGTTGCCAAGCAGCagcgggtggaggaggtggagcagcTGAGGGAGGAGTGTCAGAGGCTGAGGGACCGCCTCCGAGCTGGCACCGTGGCAACCGACGATACCGCACTCGACATCCCGCCTCCGCCAGAAGTCTTGG ACCTGCGTAAACAGATTGAGAGCGCGGAGCTGAGGAACCAGCGTCTGAAGGAGGTGTTCCAGATGAAAATCCAGGAGTTCCGCACCGTGTGCTACGTGCTGACAGGCTACCAGGTGGACATCACCACTGAGAACCAGTACCGCCTCACCTCTGTGTACGCGGAACACATGGAGGACTCGCTGCTCTTCAAG GCCAGCGGCGCTCTGGGAAGCGGCAGCATGCAGCTGCTGGAGACGGAGTTCTCGCGCTCACTGAAGGAGATGGTGGAGCTTCACCTGTTCCACCAGAACAGCATCCCAGCATTCCTCAGCGCAGTGACCCTTGACCTCTTCAGCCGCGTGACCACCGTGTGA
- the mad1l1 gene encoding mitotic spindle assembly checkpoint protein MAD1 isoform X3, which produces MDGLDDDTAVLSTLKSFKKFISRPERLQSAGEPPFGSSGLQKIYSQRLEMEEAAGRVQSHTSLLQMSREKQQMEMSHKRARIELEKVAQLSSRDLQREVDRNQDLQTRIRKMEEREAESGRNLSEQVESNRLLRLKVEELQKRVDEKEGSVAEASLVVSSLKDEVRALKQDLQTQESRLSAQALEKEGLQEQLDLQRKKCQELGQRLQGAQTNQSTGVESQMKIKELERRLALQEQDSVIVRNMKSEVMRVPELEREVKRLRDENVYLRDTRENSTLLKEEVEGLRKKVERLERTREELLNVELQKEKLVQKLQEWENLGQTTGLNIRKPEDLSREVLEFQQKEIDLKQQSYTLKSSVCSLEKSRSQLRAELLEFRSKGLEEQKRRESQEALVRRLQKRVLLLTKERDGMRAILESYDSELSSSEYSPQLTRRLKEAEEVLQKVQNHNADLEAQVSKAQEEAGSFKLQAQTAEMELEELKKQQASVAEGNLSSTAEEVRTLRLKVEELESERQRLEEQKNVLEMRLERHNLQGDYDPVKTKVLHFRINPTSVAKQQRVEEVEQLREECQRLRDRLRAGTVATDDTALDIPPPPEVLDLRKQIESAELRNQRLKEVFQMKIQEFRTVCYVLTGYQVDITTENQYRLTSVYAEHMEDSLLFKLRHRRVLLTCTTIWSTCAVVPDLRGAPDLRRGQRRSGKRQHAAAGDGVLALTEGDGGASPVPPEQHPSIPQRSDP; this is translated from the exons ATGGACGGTCTGGACGACGACACCGCCGTCCTCTCCACCCTGAAGTCCTTCAAGAAGTTCATATCGCGGCCGGAGCGGCTGCAGTCGGCCGGCGAGCCGCCGTTCGGGAGCAGCGGCCTGCAGAAGATCTACTCGCAGAGGCTGGAG ATGGAGGAGGCCGCCGGGCGCGTCCAGTCCCACACCAGCCTGCTCCAGATGTCCAGGGAGAAGCAGCAGATGGAGATGAGCCACAAGCGGGCCCGGATCGAGCTGGAGAAGGTCGCCCAGCTCAGCTCCAGAGACCTGCAG CGGGAGGTGGACCGGAACCAGGACCTGCAGACGCGGATCCGGAAGATGGAGGAGCGGGAGGCGGAGTCGGGCCGGAACCTGAGCGAGCAGGTGGAGTCCAACCGGCTGCTCCGGCtgaaggtggaggagctgcagaaACGCGTGGACGAGAAGGAGGGCTCGGTCGCCGAGGCCAGCCTG GTGGTGAGTTCCCTGAAGGATGAGGTCAGGGCTCTGAAGCAGGACCTCCAAACTCAGGAGTCACGACTCTCCGCCCAGGCGCTGGAGAAGGAGGGTCTGCAGGAGCAGCTCGACCTTCAGcgcaa GAAGTGCCAGGAGCTGGGTCAGAGGCTGCAGGGTGCCCAGACGAACCAGTCCACGGGTGTGGAGAGCCAGATGAAGATCAAG GAGCTGGAACGGCGCCTGGCGCTGCAGGAGCAGGACTCGGTCATCGTCCGGAACATGAAGTCCGAGGTCATGCGGGTgccggagctggagagggaggTGAAGCGGCTGCGCGACGAGAACGTCTACCTGAG GGATACGCGGGAGAACAGCACCCTGctgaaggaggaggtggagggccTGCGGAAGAAGGTGGAGCGTCTGGAGAGGACCCGGGAGGAGCTGCTGAACGTGGAGCTGCAGAAGGAG AAGCTGGTTCAGAAGCTGCAGGAGTGGGAGAATCTGGGCCAGACAACAGGACTCAACATCAG GAAGCCGGAGGATCTGTCCAGAGAGGTTCTGGAGTTTCAGCAGAAAGAAATCGACCTGAAACAGCAGAGCTACACTCTGAAAAGCAG CGTCTGCTCTCTGGAGAAGTCGCGCTCCCAGCTGCGGGCGGAGCTGCTGGAGTTCCGTTCCAAAGGcctggaggagcagaagaggcGGGAGAGTCAGGAGGCGCTGGTCAGGAGACTCCAGAAGCGAGTCCTACTGCTGACCAAG gaGAGGGACGGGATGAGGGCCATTCTGGAGTCGTATGACAGCGAGTTGTCCAGCAGTGAATACTCGCCGCAACTCACCCGCCGACTCAAGGAGGCCGAGGAGGTCCTGCAGAAGGTCCAGAACCACAACGCCGACCTGGAG GCTCAGGTATCTAAAGCTCAGGAGGAAGCAGGTTCCTTTAAACTGCAGGCGCAGACG GCTGAGATGGAACTCGAAGAACTGAAGAAGCAACAGGCGTCTGTTGCCGAGGGCAACCTCTCCTCCACAGCTGAGGAGGTCAGAACCCTCAG aCTGAAGGTAGAAGAGTTAGAGTCTGAGCGCCAACGCTTGGAGGAGCAGAAGAACGTGCTGGAGATGAGACTGGAGCGTCACAAtctgcag GGCGACTACGATCCCGTGAAAACAAAGGTTCTTCACTTCCGCATCAACCCAACCAGCGTTGCCAAGCAGCagcgggtggaggaggtggagcagcTGAGGGAGGAGTGTCAGAGGCTGAGGGACCGCCTCCGAGCTGGCACCGTGGCAACCGACGATACCGCACTCGACATCCCGCCTCCGCCAGAAGTCTTGG ACCTGCGTAAACAGATTGAGAGCGCGGAGCTGAGGAACCAGCGTCTGAAGGAGGTGTTCCAGATGAAAATCCAGGAGTTCCGCACCGTGTGCTACGTGCTGACAGGCTACCAGGTGGACATCACCACTGAGAACCAGTACCGCCTCACCTCTGTGTACGCGGAACACATGGAGGACTCGCTGCTCTTCAAG CTCCGTCATCGTCGAGTTCTTCTGACCTGCACCACGATATGGAGCACCTGCGCCGTGGTTCCCGACCTGAGGGGGGCGCCAGATCTGCGGCGAG GCCAGCGGCGCTCTGGGAAGCGGCAGCATGCAGCTGCTGGAGACGGAGTTCTCGCGCTCACTGAAGGAGATGGTGGAGCTTCACCTGTTCCACCAGAACAGCATCCCAGCATTCCTCAGCGCAGTGACCCTTGA
- the mad1l1 gene encoding mitotic spindle assembly checkpoint protein MAD1 isoform X2 has translation MDGLDDDTAVLSTLKSFKKFISRPERLQSAGEPPFGSSGLQKIYSQRLEMEEAAGRVQSHTSLLQMSREKQQMEMSHKRARIELEKVAQLSSRDLQREVDRNQDLQTRIRKMEEREAESGRNLSEQVESNRLLRLKVEELQKRVDEKEGSVAEASLVVSSLKDEVRALKQDLQTQESRLSAQALEKEGLQEQLDLQRKKCQELGQRLQGAQTNQSTGVESQMKIKELERRLALQEQDSVIVRNMKSEVMRVPELEREVKRLRDENVYLRDTRENSTLLKEEVEGLRKKVERLERTREELLNVELQKEKLVQKLQEWENLGQTTGLNIRKPEDLSREVLEFQQKEIDLKQQSYTLKSSVCSLEKSRSQLRAELLEFRSKGLEEQKRRESQEALVRRLQKRVLLLTKVTRTLREEVLAHGLLVLCRTTCVCVCVCVCVCAQERDGMRAILESYDSELSSSEYSPQLTRRLKEAEEVLQKVQNHNADLEAQVSKAQEEAGSFKLQAQTAEMELEELKKQQASVAEGNLSSTAEEVRTLRLKVEELESERQRLEEQKNVLEMRLERHNLQGDYDPVKTKVLHFRINPTSVAKQQRVEEVEQLREECQRLRDRLRAGTVATDDTALDIPPPPEVLDLRKQIESAELRNQRLKEVFQMKIQEFRTVCYVLTGYQVDITTENQYRLTSVYAEHMEDSLLFKASGALGSGSMQLLETEFSRSLKEMVELHLFHQNSIPAFLSAVTLDLFSRVTTV, from the exons ATGGACGGTCTGGACGACGACACCGCCGTCCTCTCCACCCTGAAGTCCTTCAAGAAGTTCATATCGCGGCCGGAGCGGCTGCAGTCGGCCGGCGAGCCGCCGTTCGGGAGCAGCGGCCTGCAGAAGATCTACTCGCAGAGGCTGGAG ATGGAGGAGGCCGCCGGGCGCGTCCAGTCCCACACCAGCCTGCTCCAGATGTCCAGGGAGAAGCAGCAGATGGAGATGAGCCACAAGCGGGCCCGGATCGAGCTGGAGAAGGTCGCCCAGCTCAGCTCCAGAGACCTGCAG CGGGAGGTGGACCGGAACCAGGACCTGCAGACGCGGATCCGGAAGATGGAGGAGCGGGAGGCGGAGTCGGGCCGGAACCTGAGCGAGCAGGTGGAGTCCAACCGGCTGCTCCGGCtgaaggtggaggagctgcagaaACGCGTGGACGAGAAGGAGGGCTCGGTCGCCGAGGCCAGCCTG GTGGTGAGTTCCCTGAAGGATGAGGTCAGGGCTCTGAAGCAGGACCTCCAAACTCAGGAGTCACGACTCTCCGCCCAGGCGCTGGAGAAGGAGGGTCTGCAGGAGCAGCTCGACCTTCAGcgcaa GAAGTGCCAGGAGCTGGGTCAGAGGCTGCAGGGTGCCCAGACGAACCAGTCCACGGGTGTGGAGAGCCAGATGAAGATCAAG GAGCTGGAACGGCGCCTGGCGCTGCAGGAGCAGGACTCGGTCATCGTCCGGAACATGAAGTCCGAGGTCATGCGGGTgccggagctggagagggaggTGAAGCGGCTGCGCGACGAGAACGTCTACCTGAG GGATACGCGGGAGAACAGCACCCTGctgaaggaggaggtggagggccTGCGGAAGAAGGTGGAGCGTCTGGAGAGGACCCGGGAGGAGCTGCTGAACGTGGAGCTGCAGAAGGAG AAGCTGGTTCAGAAGCTGCAGGAGTGGGAGAATCTGGGCCAGACAACAGGACTCAACATCAG GAAGCCGGAGGATCTGTCCAGAGAGGTTCTGGAGTTTCAGCAGAAAGAAATCGACCTGAAACAGCAGAGCTACACTCTGAAAAGCAG CGTCTGCTCTCTGGAGAAGTCGCGCTCCCAGCTGCGGGCGGAGCTGCTGGAGTTCCGTTCCAAAGGcctggaggagcagaagaggcGGGAGAGTCAGGAGGCGCTGGTCAGGAGACTCCAGAAGCGAGTCCTACTGCTGACCAAGGTAACACGCACACTCCGGGAAGAAGTCCTAGCACACGGGCTGCTGGTGCTCTGCAGaacaacc tgtgtgtgtgtgtgtgtgtgtgtgtgtgtgtgcgcgcaggaGAGGGACGGGATGAGGGCCATTCTGGAGTCGTATGACAGCGAGTTGTCCAGCAGTGAATACTCGCCGCAACTCACCCGCCGACTCAAGGAGGCCGAGGAGGTCCTGCAGAAGGTCCAGAACCACAACGCCGACCTGGAG GCTCAGGTATCTAAAGCTCAGGAGGAAGCAGGTTCCTTTAAACTGCAGGCGCAGACG GCTGAGATGGAACTCGAAGAACTGAAGAAGCAACAGGCGTCTGTTGCCGAGGGCAACCTCTCCTCCACAGCTGAGGAGGTCAGAACCCTCAG aCTGAAGGTAGAAGAGTTAGAGTCTGAGCGCCAACGCTTGGAGGAGCAGAAGAACGTGCTGGAGATGAGACTGGAGCGTCACAAtctgcag GGCGACTACGATCCCGTGAAAACAAAGGTTCTTCACTTCCGCATCAACCCAACCAGCGTTGCCAAGCAGCagcgggtggaggaggtggagcagcTGAGGGAGGAGTGTCAGAGGCTGAGGGACCGCCTCCGAGCTGGCACCGTGGCAACCGACGATACCGCACTCGACATCCCGCCTCCGCCAGAAGTCTTGG ACCTGCGTAAACAGATTGAGAGCGCGGAGCTGAGGAACCAGCGTCTGAAGGAGGTGTTCCAGATGAAAATCCAGGAGTTCCGCACCGTGTGCTACGTGCTGACAGGCTACCAGGTGGACATCACCACTGAGAACCAGTACCGCCTCACCTCTGTGTACGCGGAACACATGGAGGACTCGCTGCTCTTCAAG GCCAGCGGCGCTCTGGGAAGCGGCAGCATGCAGCTGCTGGAGACGGAGTTCTCGCGCTCACTGAAGGAGATGGTGGAGCTTCACCTGTTCCACCAGAACAGCATCCCAGCATTCCTCAGCGCAGTGACCCTTGACCTCTTCAGCCGCGTGACCACCGTGTGA
- the mad1l1 gene encoding mitotic spindle assembly checkpoint protein MAD1 isoform X1, translating to MDGLDDDTAVLSTLKSFKKFISRPERLQSAGEPPFGSSGLQKIYSQRLEMEEAAGRVQSHTSLLQMSREKQQMEMSHKRARIELEKVAQLSSRDLQREVDRNQDLQTRIRKMEEREAESGRNLSEQVESNRLLRLKVEELQKRVDEKEGSVAEASLVVSSLKDEVRALKQDLQTQESRLSAQALEKEGLQEQLDLQRKKCQELGQRLQGAQTNQSTGVESQMKIKELERRLALQEQDSVIVRNMKSEVMRVPELEREVKRLRDENVYLRDTRENSTLLKEEVEGLRKKVERLERTREELLNVELQKEKLVQKLQEWENLGQTTGLNIRKPEDLSREVLEFQQKEIDLKQQSYTLKSSVCSLEKSRSQLRAELLEFRSKGLEEQKRRESQEALVRRLQKRVLLLTKVTRTLREEVLAHGLLVLCRTTCVCVCVCVCVCAQERDGMRAILESYDSELSSSEYSPQLTRRLKEAEEVLQKVQNHNADLEAQVSKAQEEAGSFKLQAQTAEMELEELKKQQASVAEGNLSSTAEEVRTLRLKVEELESERQRLEEQKNVLEMRLERHNLQGDYDPVKTKVLHFRINPTSVAKQQRVEEVEQLREECQRLRDRLRAGTVATDDTALDIPPPPEVLDLRKQIESAELRNQRLKEVFQMKIQEFRTVCYVLTGYQVDITTENQYRLTSVYAEHMEDSLLFKLRHRRVLLTCTTIWSTCAVVPDLRGAPDLRRGQRRSGKRQHAAAGDGVLALTEGDGGASPVPPEQHPSIPQRSDP from the exons ATGGACGGTCTGGACGACGACACCGCCGTCCTCTCCACCCTGAAGTCCTTCAAGAAGTTCATATCGCGGCCGGAGCGGCTGCAGTCGGCCGGCGAGCCGCCGTTCGGGAGCAGCGGCCTGCAGAAGATCTACTCGCAGAGGCTGGAG ATGGAGGAGGCCGCCGGGCGCGTCCAGTCCCACACCAGCCTGCTCCAGATGTCCAGGGAGAAGCAGCAGATGGAGATGAGCCACAAGCGGGCCCGGATCGAGCTGGAGAAGGTCGCCCAGCTCAGCTCCAGAGACCTGCAG CGGGAGGTGGACCGGAACCAGGACCTGCAGACGCGGATCCGGAAGATGGAGGAGCGGGAGGCGGAGTCGGGCCGGAACCTGAGCGAGCAGGTGGAGTCCAACCGGCTGCTCCGGCtgaaggtggaggagctgcagaaACGCGTGGACGAGAAGGAGGGCTCGGTCGCCGAGGCCAGCCTG GTGGTGAGTTCCCTGAAGGATGAGGTCAGGGCTCTGAAGCAGGACCTCCAAACTCAGGAGTCACGACTCTCCGCCCAGGCGCTGGAGAAGGAGGGTCTGCAGGAGCAGCTCGACCTTCAGcgcaa GAAGTGCCAGGAGCTGGGTCAGAGGCTGCAGGGTGCCCAGACGAACCAGTCCACGGGTGTGGAGAGCCAGATGAAGATCAAG GAGCTGGAACGGCGCCTGGCGCTGCAGGAGCAGGACTCGGTCATCGTCCGGAACATGAAGTCCGAGGTCATGCGGGTgccggagctggagagggaggTGAAGCGGCTGCGCGACGAGAACGTCTACCTGAG GGATACGCGGGAGAACAGCACCCTGctgaaggaggaggtggagggccTGCGGAAGAAGGTGGAGCGTCTGGAGAGGACCCGGGAGGAGCTGCTGAACGTGGAGCTGCAGAAGGAG AAGCTGGTTCAGAAGCTGCAGGAGTGGGAGAATCTGGGCCAGACAACAGGACTCAACATCAG GAAGCCGGAGGATCTGTCCAGAGAGGTTCTGGAGTTTCAGCAGAAAGAAATCGACCTGAAACAGCAGAGCTACACTCTGAAAAGCAG CGTCTGCTCTCTGGAGAAGTCGCGCTCCCAGCTGCGGGCGGAGCTGCTGGAGTTCCGTTCCAAAGGcctggaggagcagaagaggcGGGAGAGTCAGGAGGCGCTGGTCAGGAGACTCCAGAAGCGAGTCCTACTGCTGACCAAGGTAACACGCACACTCCGGGAAGAAGTCCTAGCACACGGGCTGCTGGTGCTCTGCAGaacaacc tgtgtgtgtgtgtgtgtgtgtgtgtgtgtgtgcgcgcaggaGAGGGACGGGATGAGGGCCATTCTGGAGTCGTATGACAGCGAGTTGTCCAGCAGTGAATACTCGCCGCAACTCACCCGCCGACTCAAGGAGGCCGAGGAGGTCCTGCAGAAGGTCCAGAACCACAACGCCGACCTGGAG GCTCAGGTATCTAAAGCTCAGGAGGAAGCAGGTTCCTTTAAACTGCAGGCGCAGACG GCTGAGATGGAACTCGAAGAACTGAAGAAGCAACAGGCGTCTGTTGCCGAGGGCAACCTCTCCTCCACAGCTGAGGAGGTCAGAACCCTCAG aCTGAAGGTAGAAGAGTTAGAGTCTGAGCGCCAACGCTTGGAGGAGCAGAAGAACGTGCTGGAGATGAGACTGGAGCGTCACAAtctgcag GGCGACTACGATCCCGTGAAAACAAAGGTTCTTCACTTCCGCATCAACCCAACCAGCGTTGCCAAGCAGCagcgggtggaggaggtggagcagcTGAGGGAGGAGTGTCAGAGGCTGAGGGACCGCCTCCGAGCTGGCACCGTGGCAACCGACGATACCGCACTCGACATCCCGCCTCCGCCAGAAGTCTTGG ACCTGCGTAAACAGATTGAGAGCGCGGAGCTGAGGAACCAGCGTCTGAAGGAGGTGTTCCAGATGAAAATCCAGGAGTTCCGCACCGTGTGCTACGTGCTGACAGGCTACCAGGTGGACATCACCACTGAGAACCAGTACCGCCTCACCTCTGTGTACGCGGAACACATGGAGGACTCGCTGCTCTTCAAG CTCCGTCATCGTCGAGTTCTTCTGACCTGCACCACGATATGGAGCACCTGCGCCGTGGTTCCCGACCTGAGGGGGGCGCCAGATCTGCGGCGAG GCCAGCGGCGCTCTGGGAAGCGGCAGCATGCAGCTGCTGGAGACGGAGTTCTCGCGCTCACTGAAGGAGATGGTGGAGCTTCACCTGTTCCACCAGAACAGCATCCCAGCATTCCTCAGCGCAGTGACCCTTGA